One genomic region from Leishmania panamensis strain MHOM/PA/94/PSC-1 chromosome 10 sequence encodes:
- a CDS encoding small GTP-binding protein Rab7, putative (TriTrypDB/GeneDB-style sysID: LpmP.10.1080), with amino-acid sequence MEEDLAYKIIVIGSVSVGKSNITSRFCDDAFYPDLVPTLGMDFKYSSCSTLEKNPRCVRLQVWDTSGQDDFVTLTTAFYRNCQGALLCFDLTNRQSFEDLDQWYERLERYSPVVPPLILVGCKLDLVESHLDEHGEGIVLGSHRQIAKSEADAWARNYGCLCYLETSAKENTNVSQAFQQLATSIASTANPGPKQTGRTLGPGGRLLVEEKKPNNRQCCAN; translated from the coding sequence ATGGAGGAAGACTTGGCGTACAAAATCATTGTGATTGGGAGCGTTAGTGTAGGGAAGAGCAACATCACATCTCGGTTCTGCGATGATGCCTTCTACCCTGACCTCGTCCCCACTTTGGGGATGGACTTCAAGTACAGTAGCTGCAGCACCCTCGAAAAGAATCCGCGCTGTGTGCGGCTGCAAGTCTGGGACACGAGCGGGCAGGACGACTTCGTCACGCTCACGACTGCCTTCTACCGAAACTGCCAGGGCGCGTTACTGTGCTTCGACCTTACGAACCGGCAATCCTTCGAGGATCTCGATCAGTGGTACGAGCGGCTAGAGCGGTACTCGCctgtggtgccgccgctcatCCTGGTCGGGTGCAAACTGGATCTCGTAGAGAGCCACCTCGACGAGCATGGCGAAGGAATCGTCTTGGGCAGCCATCGCCAAATAGCCAAGAGTGAGGCAGACGCGTGGGCGCGGAATTACGGCTGTCTCTGTTACCTTGAGACGAGTGCAAAGGAGAACACGAATGTCTCGCAGGCGTTTCAGCAGCTCGCCACTtccatcgcctccacagcgAATCCCGGCCCCAAACAGACGGGCCGCACCCTCGGCCCCGGCGGCCGCCTACtagtggaagagaagaagccaAACAATCGCCAGTGCTGCGCCAactga
- a CDS encoding hypothetical protein (TriTrypDB/GeneDB-style sysID: LpmP.10.1090) has protein sequence MTLGVGAGTFTVLVTVSVAILLALVGYYLAPESALLIILGHVALPFIVYSGILTAPHGFAANTTTALDSTPYRERQLPSNTYPVDKLVSVRIVVLVVLALSVLAGISLHILTLAKSPPYEAPRVRYLRQQLKEAHPSWYR, from the coding sequence ATGACACTGGGTGTCGGCGCAGGCACCTTCACGGTGCTTGTCACCGTTAGCGTGGCCATACTTCTCGCGCTCGTCGGCTACTACTTAGCCCCAGAGTCTGCCCTGCTCATCATTCTTGGCCACGTTGCGCTGCCCTTCATTGTCTACAGCGGCATCCTGACAGCTCCGCATGGCTTTGCCGCCAACACCACCACGGCACTGGATTCGACCCCCTACCGAGAACGTCAGTTGCCATCCAACACGTATCCCGTTGACAAGCTCGTGTCGGTGCGCATTGTCGTACTCGTTGTGCTGGCACTCAGCGTGCTTGCAGGGATCAGTCTTCATATACTTACACTTGCGAAGTCGCCGCCATACGAGGCGCCGCGTGTGCGCTATCTCCGCCAGCAACTGAAAGAGGCGCACCCATCCTGGTACCGGTAG
- a CDS encoding flagellar protofilament ribbon protein-like protein (TriTrypDB/GeneDB-style sysID: LpmP.10.1100), with translation MNTKTKKQLFMLQRAERLKDPKVRKMGIDREALDAQVREKEALRQLEKERNDYYDRQALLMDRHACALQQEVNAIRAAREKELQDYRQTFQKKEMGREWDLNDPETRRKELPARVGDNDPRNGPSSMQKFEGEDLDYAARRAAQQLQQRQWAQQQVNEKLAKKWMEQERDRAFDDRNEEVNYRLYEVEKKVAEQRRLMEKNGADFNRALAEQHRREALRAREEDTRLGLEEIAYQMDSDFLNERETVVGERGATVKAERYKGMTAKQKALLRSGQDEQLRELRRRRLLEVEEKKQWSQQEHMQLRMANALDRQRERERRAEREKLAETHKMQSQAAAQRKAELDELYKNAVDEDYFKYWDRCL, from the coding sequence ATGAACACCAAGACTAAGAAGCAGCTCTTCATGTTACAGCGGGCGGAGCGACTGAAGGACCCCAAGGTGCGCAAGATGGGTATCGATCGCGAGGCCTTGGATGCGCAGGTGCGTGAGAAGGAAGCACTGCGCCAGctggaaaaagagaggaacgACTACTATGACCGCCAGGCGCTCCTGATGGACCGCCATGCatgtgcactgcagcaggaggtgaATGCCATTCGAGCAGCTCGAGaaaaggagctgcaggactACCGCCAGACCTTTCAGAAGAAAGAGATGGGCCGCGAGTGGGACCTTAACGACCCAGAGACGCGGCGCAAGGAGTTACCGGCACGCGTTGGCGATAACGACCCGCGCAACGGACCGTCATCTATGCAGAAGTTTGAAGGTGAGGATCTGGACTACGCGGcacgcagagcagcacagcagctccagcaacggcagtgggcgcagcagcaggtgaatGAGAAGCTCGCGAAAAAGTGGAtggagcaggagcgcgaCCGAGCTTTCGACGACCGAAACGAGGAGGTGAACTACCGCCTGTACGAGGTTGAGAAAaaggtggcggagcagcgcaggcTCATGGAGAAGAATGGCGCTGACTTCAATCGTGCGCTCGccgagcagcaccgacgcgaGGCTTTGCGTGccagggaggaggacacaCGCCTTGGACTGGAAGAAATTGCGTACCAGATGGACAGTGACTTCCTCAACGAGCGCGAAACCGTAGTTGGCGAGCGTGGCGCCACCGTCAAGGCGGAGCGCTACAAAGGCATGACAGCGAAGCAGAAGGCCCTCCTGCGATCCGGCCAAGACGAGCAGCTCCGTgagctccgccgccgtcgtctgctagaggtggaggagaaaaagcAGTGGTCACAGCAGGAACACATGCAGCTGCGAATGGCAAACGCCCTCGACCGCCAGCGTGAGCGCGAACGCCGGGCCGAGCGCGAGAAGCTGGCGGAGACCCACAAGATGCAGTCCCaggcggcagcacagcgcaAGGCTGAGTTAGACGAACTCTACAAGAACGCTGTAGACGAGGACTACTTCAAGTACTGGGATCGGTGCTTGTAG
- a CDS encoding hypothetical protein (TriTrypDB/GeneDB-style sysID: LpmP.10.1110) has translation MLQGYSRRGARFLRRPCGVTAVTVASQPATFGEAPKMALMSSIVHASVRSFFTATPLCLARRLAGNQRRQRNREPTKGDWQCQCGEVNYYSKRECYKCGAPAPPLPPGVRRPNLPGEDPHDWACPCGQMNFRGSVLCHKCQQPKPVPPPLPGKETTLWTCPKCKGVNRNTRKFCFKCSVPSPLVEFKPQQ, from the coding sequence ATGCTGCAAGGCTACAGTCGACGAGGGGCGCGTTTTCTGCGCCGGCCGTGTGGCGTCACCGCGGTGACTGTAGCCTCGCAGCCTGCAACTTTCGGAGAAGCACCAAAGATGGCCCTGATGAGCAGCATAGTGCACGCGTCCGTGCGTTCCTTCTTCACTGCTACGCCGTTGTGCCTCGCACGGCGCCTCGCTGGTAAtcagcgccggcagcgcaATCGCGAGCCAACCAAAGGCGACTGGCAATGCCAGTGTGGCGAAGTCAACTACTACTCCAAGCGCGAGTGCTACAAGTGTGGTGCTcccgccccaccccttccccctggCGTTCGCCGCCCCAACCTGCCAGGTGAGGATCCGCATGATTGGGCCTGCCCGTGTGGCCAGATGAACTTTAGAGGCTCCGTCTTGTGCCACAAGTGTCAGCAGCCCAAGCCggtgcctccgccgctgcctggaAAGGAGACGACCCTGTGGACGTGCCCCAAGTGCAAAGGTGTCAACCGCAACACCCGCAAGTTCTGCTTCAAGTGCTCGGTGCCGTCACCGTTAGTCGAGTTTAAGCCGCAACAGTAG